The following coding sequences are from one Ochotona princeps isolate mOchPri1 chromosome 8, mOchPri1.hap1, whole genome shotgun sequence window:
- the LOC101530677 gene encoding prolyl-tRNA synthetase associated domain-containing protein 1 has translation MAGADLRAALEQRLRALDIRTEVVEHPEVFTVEEMMPHVQHLKGAHSKNLFLKDKKKKSHWLVTVLHDRQINLNDLAKQLGVGSGNLRFADETAMLEKLKVGQGCATPLALFCDDGDVKFVLDSAFLEGGHEKVYFHPMTNAATMGLSPEDFLTFVKNTGHDPIILNFEKN, from the exons ATGGCGGGCGCTGACCTGCGAGCGGCTCTGGAGCAGCGACTCCGCGCCCTGGACATCCGCACCGAGGTCGTAGAGCATCCCGAG GTGTTCACAGTTGAAGAAATGATGCCGCATGTCCAACATTTGAAAGGAGCACATAGTAAGAACTTATTtcttaaagataaaaagaaaaaaagccattgGTTGGTGACAGTTCTTCATGACAGACAAATTAATTTAAATGACCTTGCCAAGCAGTTGGGTGTTGGAAGTGGAAATCTGCGGTTTGCTGATGAAACGGCAATGCTAGAAAAACTGAAAGTTGGCCAAGGTTGTGCCACACCCCTGGCACTCTTCTGTGATGATGGAGATGTGAAATTTGTTCTGGATTCTGCTTTTCTGGAAGGTGGACATGAAAAAGTATACTTCCATCCAATGACCAATGCTGCTACCATGGGATTAAGCCCTGAAGATTTTCTCACGTTTGTGAAGAATACAGGACATGATCCCATAAtattaaactttgaaaaaaattag